From the Winogradskyella forsetii genome, the window TTTCAATTAAAATAGAAAAACCAAAAATCCCTAAACTTTAAGATTCTATAGTTCGAAACGTTAAATTTATTCTCGGTGTTTTCACTTTTTTGGTGGGTGGCAGACGATGTAGCCAATGCGCTTGTGTTTCTCCTTTCATAACCAATAAACTTCCTCTTTCTAGCTGAACCGAAACATTTTGTTTGGTCGCTTTATGTTTAAAGGAAAATTTACGTTCTGCGCCGAAACTTAGAGAAGCGATGGCGCCATTTTTTTTCAGATCCTTTTCTGCATCACTATGCCAAGCCATGCCTTCTTCGCCACTGTGGTATAAATTGAGTAAACATGAATTAAAAGTTTCGCCTGTTTTCTGTTCTACCAGTTTTTTGAGTTCCAGAAGCTCCTTATTCCATGGTAAAGCTGATTTTGTGGTTTTAGAATAAGTATAATCAAATGGCTGGTCGCCATACCAAGCTACTTTTCGTTTGGTGATGATCAGTTTCCCGAAAATGATGGCTTTATCGTTTTCCCAAAGAATGTGTTGCAATAATTTTTCGTAATAATCGCTTGCTCTAGCAATAGACATTATCGGACCATAATAGTTCACTTCGCCATCAAAGGGTAAAAGATTAGATGCTATTTCTGAATTGAATAAATCCATTTTAAAATAATTTCAACTTAGCGCATCTATTTCTTAACAAGCCTAAAAACCTGAGTCATGTTATCACTTTTCAACCTTAAAAAATAGACTCCAGAACTTAATGACGACATATTGATTGTATGATCCGGTTGTAATTTCACAGAAATAGTACTTCCAGCGATATTCAAAAGTTGAATAGCATTAAATTCTACTTCAGATTCAATCTGAATGCTTTCAACAACAGGATTTGGATAAACACGAATGTTCGTTAAGCTAACCTCTTGAACAGCTAAAGACGAACATTCAGGATTTATACTTTCAACTGAAGTAAAAACACCATTATCAATTGACCAATCTTTCCATTCGCCACCACTGCCTGTTTCCCAATCGGACAAATCGAAATAATTAACGCCACTTTCTGTTCCTGGTACTTTGTAAACTTTTATGGCTTCTCCATTTCTATCCCAAGTTAAAGGCGAACCTGAGACACAGGTTTCTGGTTGAAAATTCGTGGTACAATTAGCTTGTACAAAATAAGCAAACTCATCATAAGCAGGATATTCCCCATAAACATAAGCCTTACCATCGGGCTCAACACAAACTGCTGTGTATTCATTACAAGCAATTCCGAAAGAACGTGTTGTATTATCTGTTGCTATTCTGGCCATCATAACACTATGTCTTGCTCTTCTATCTGGATCATCATAATGTGAGTCTGTGATTACATTTTCTAAATAAGGAATATCTAAAAAGTCATTGGTTCCAATAGCCACTCTCGGATGGTATGGATTACTTAAAGCGACCGCATTGGACAATGTGCCGTACTGTGCTGAAAAATAATTACTTCCTAATATGGCCAAACCTGCGCTCAATCCACCAATAACGCCCTGTTTAGTATTAACAAAAGCATTTAAAGCATCTTCCATAGCGTTATCTTTAAAATAACTCACGTAATCATATTGGTCACCTCCAGCAAACCAAATCGCTTCAGCGTTGGCCACTTTTTGTAATACGTAAGGATCTATTGCTCCATCCACATTATTGATAACAAAAGTGGTCACTGAGTTTATTGGCGTATTTAAATCTGCTGCTAAATCGGTATAAAAATAATCGTTATAACCATCACTTCCTGAGGCTCTCAGTACCACCACATCGCCTCCATTAGCTTTATTTAAAAACCAAATCATAGCATCTTCTTGTTCGCCAGCACCGCCCATTAAACAAACACCAGGTTCTTGGTTGGTTGTAACATCTGTTATACTTCCTGTATGGTATTCTGTGTAATTTTGAGCAAAACTAATCTGTAAGCTCAATAGACATAAAAACGTAATCTTTTTCATAGCTCTTCTATTTTTTAAAGTTTTGAATTCACCAATCTATACA encodes:
- a CDS encoding alpha-ketoglutarate-dependent dioxygenase AlkB family protein, which gives rise to MDLFNSEIASNLLPFDGEVNYYGPIMSIARASDYYEKLLQHILWENDKAIIFGKLIITKRKVAWYGDQPFDYTYSKTTKSALPWNKELLELKKLVEQKTGETFNSCLLNLYHSGEEGMAWHSDAEKDLKKNGAIASLSFGAERKFSFKHKATKQNVSVQLERGSLLVMKGETQAHWLHRLPPTKKVKTPRINLTFRTIES
- a CDS encoding T9SS type A sorting domain-containing protein — protein: MKKITFLCLLSLQISFAQNYTEYHTGSITDVTTNQEPGVCLMGGAGEQEDAMIWFLNKANGGDVVVLRASGSDGYNDYFYTDLAADLNTPINSVTTFVINNVDGAIDPYVLQKVANAEAIWFAGGDQYDYVSYFKDNAMEDALNAFVNTKQGVIGGLSAGLAILGSNYFSAQYGTLSNAVALSNPYHPRVAIGTNDFLDIPYLENVITDSHYDDPDRRARHSVMMARIATDNTTRSFGIACNEYTAVCVEPDGKAYVYGEYPAYDEFAYFVQANCTTNFQPETCVSGSPLTWDRNGEAIKVYKVPGTESGVNYFDLSDWETGSGGEWKDWSIDNGVFTSVESINPECSSLAVQEVSLTNIRVYPNPVVESIQIESEVEFNAIQLLNIAGSTISVKLQPDHTINMSSLSSGVYFLRLKSDNMTQVFRLVKK